A window of the Pungitius pungitius chromosome 3, fPunPun2.1, whole genome shotgun sequence genome harbors these coding sequences:
- the rp1l1a gene encoding retinitis pigmentosa 1-like 1 protein, with translation MHLVHAEMWDPRPPCKHASPLTPRTPSNRLTTASPAKRITFYKSGDSQFGGVRMAVHKRSFKCFDALLDDLSQKVPLPFGVRTVTTPRGTHAVKHLEQLQDGGCYLCSDRRPTKPVNMELAGKRPSGWYHHSRGPQRPESSSATPPGHSSNRQRRILLVKNSEPGVRRSLVLSRRSTRSLRAFLDEASEVMQFHIRKLYTAEGRRIDSVQSLTTCPGVLVCVGREAFSPVLVNFIRKSSEEKLPGLGPRTPGNGARSPARSPPHGAQSSEYSEGPESKKNVNFGLETKKSIIHPRSDSSNRSARFSLSSEKSYGNGVSAYSHARPAIMNDDIEKRVLVNKDGSLSVEMRVRFRLQSDETLQWSTQVKKSPSVTNECCPPSQAEADYLQQGQSESCSDPGSASFDPEGVDYSNQPPQQVLEGNTCPCCYQRPKQQYDLWENPAHSHRKPPVPPQHASGRTHTVRRHTHSSSSSSSCSSSRRVVRCRARVSSGAGGPEQSQLVREEMFVSEHVERRVEVEQDEETHVEVCTVSRCCSRTEVVAIDEDRRPLSRKSVEDEVMMEEEGQRSMSAISCSSHVLQSLKGDQDDDLPASASQCCHSNRPSTSPTRQDDEPTSNAGSVHSTEQKDEETGSRAVSAASSCHCGAADKHSTAEAIDRARSSMSKTSRASGRSSTAVITEEKRAAEEEEEEEGNRVVSSLSGHSGLSLQSRASSVCPNCGGCKLNSDADSRASQKSHHSKQASPKPSKPFLGQTDVSNGSDDDDGSEGSAGSTRSNKSNLTQNGRCSATPNGLTGGAHSATSRTSNPELAGTEDVRTPSASSATSQRSNRSHTSGCKESGAAEGERRSPSALSAVSHKSHCSAAAGIEPREEAEGDKTEERTQTSLSAKSGASAKSSASAKNRTKVASPINMAAVEDDDKRTAHSDKPGRQERPESVLSSKSAKSNASATFCAACSQPEATGQDEGIEKEERAVSAMSAKSNISVKSNISQKSTKAPERPLSPRCGTGADGEERSASQVSGRSVSGRSSLSASSAKSRRTNSPAKDVAETEGRTPSAMSGKSHVSAKSSTSQKSNPATASLNPNDADIPPAEMNGDPQTNENGRVASVLSVKSKASTRSRASNKSGKYLKPSTPNANVTIKTPDGVDEEGNVQTERPQSAASVKSTVSTSSCKSQHNATAETVDKNVVEEDPPRSKSQGRELSPRSACPSQTRSPKAESPVQQLFPAPSHGETRGPSALSVPSTVSAKSSKSKCSCGAASTKDERQREKKRSDEELDNEAASDRAASILSSSTRRSRRESGGTEQPLSRNSSGSVSLGLPEDQDSADSDSGKSSVSFHTNVERKSKVMTATPLVPESTEQSSPKEETPHNHRAVDIPTIETPGGSQLKGEEDGEQTTERGASVFSAKSSRSNKSSCNCGVKAAEPTETGNYLETSSVKSGSSSSNAGAVDGGRSSARAKGRSKSPASAKNASVKSKADDSVKGHKAKASGSVRSSSSQKREIKSLSPSPVHSNGIGDIKVETHTESTLSHSLSAADLLKETMAMGVRPHSQQSKASKTSAKSAARKGARSRNGADREDPELSPACLPNASPNEVVSDWLRSIPANGGMLSLGDEPNEEEEVEENPKEGGAEEEEALVEVEEQGKEEAEEGEEEEAECGGVEEKQGSGVAPHDSVSSRPKTLLLNDDSLPRSLRSSAAVMKILLRSSLSRCQSMPEVSPVYGRKLSSSARCLLDCLAQLQVIDPSLSPGFDPKKDQHYEDIMVILQSQWLNEPRNVEIDAAKIPGTEQVSPPRSSSGLGMSSGSGGSGKDKENGNQPAGDTTQSKTNEAEKVVRGGTPDKQGSLPPGVDAAKGGKSPSSSGKSSANGCCKSPTDNERETTDDTSSTTPSTVLRAPMSRRKSQDPDPVWVLKLLKKLEKQFMDHYVSAMAEFKVRWDLDDNLVLNAMIGELKDEVSRRIQSSVECEVRKIQSRAGRGGRLPRPPQRGNLSKESTITENRRRILKVIKNQSRKTAESLSDGETTGDCSDQRSDDEYCPCDACVLKKMAARPVRENPLAAEAPVMMEFDLLKILQLKKTPAPAAVPAQPAEGGEDSKVSVEEGRSLEVLQEVEEEDEEEDEEDVTKEDIKACVVLEETIPEEDEEMGEEEEEEEAEAGVEEVEAEREESSAGEEQVEEEEGGEEAGEEETSGNGKEEEADCKCQSARNEEGEEETTEGDDAEETSNNSGEDETGDDGMEEGETGSGEEESDMDTVKEADDVGKEEEAEGDECEVSDFKEDTEETAGRDSLGEEASGESEGDDAAKREGSTLDEEGNVNATAGDEEDGDDGAGEGESNGDKTGGESEEQGGEASEEERTSPKGPSATEGEEADGKRPSDTSGEEGEGRGSTIKGGGALLHQYTRTSVESQPGSLEDADAEARRPAVDSMAVPKATGGGSGQRRSRSPGRVQRRKPKEADGEREDF, from the exons ATGCACTTGGTCCACGCGGAGATGTGGGACCCCCGGCCCCCGTGTAAACATGCCTCGCCTCTCACCCCGCGGACCCCCTCCAACCGTCTGACCACAGCCAGCCCGGCCAAGCGGATCACCTTCTACAAAAGCGGCGACAGCCAGTTCGGGGGCGTCAGGATGGCCGTCCACAAGCGCAGTTTCAAATGCTTCGACGCCCTGCTGGACGACCTTTCCCAAAAG GTGCCCCTGCCATTCGGCGTGCGGACAGTGACCACCCCCCGAGGTACCCACGCCGTCAAACacctggagcagctgcaggacggCGGCTGCTACCTCTGCTCTGACCGGCGGCCGACCAAGCCGGTCAACATGGAGCTGGCCGGCAAGCGTCCGAGCGGCTGGTACCACCACAGCCGCGGGCCCCAGCGGCCCGAGTCCTCGTCCGCCACGCCGCCGGGCCACTCCTCGAACAGGCAGCGGCGGATCCTGCTGGTGAAGAACAGCGAGCCGGGCGTGAGGAGGAGCCTGGTGCTCAGCAGGAGGTCCACAAGGAGCCTGAGGGCCTTTCTCGACGAGGCGTCCGAGGTGATGCAGTTTCACATTCGCAAGCTCTACACTGCCGAGGGACGCAGG ATTGACAGCGTGCAAAGCCTCACGACCTGTCCTggcgtgttggtgtgtgtcgGGCGGGAAGCCTTCAGCCCGGTGCTGGTGAACTTCATCAGGAAGAGCTCAGAGGAAAAACTGCCCGGTCTCGGCCCCAGGACCCCAGGTAACGGGGCCAGATCCCCAGCGAGATCTCCGCCTCACGGAGCTCAGTCCAGCGAGTACAGCGAAGGGCCGGAGAGCAAGAAAAATG TAAACTTTGGTCTGGAAACCAAAAAAAGCATCATCCATCCTCGCTCAGATTCCTCCAACCGCTCTGCCCGTTTCTCCCTGTCTTCGGAGAAGTCGTATGGCAACGGTGTCAGCGCCTACTCCCACGCTCGACCGGCCATTATGAACGACGACATTGAAAAGCGGGTCCTGGTCAATAAAGACGGAAGCCTCTCGGTGGAGATGAGGGTGCGTTTTCGCCTACAAAGTGACGAGACCCTCCAGTGGTCCACGCAGGTAAAGAAATCCCCATCAGTGACCAATGAATGCTGCCCGCCGAGCCAGGCGGAGGCTGATTACCTGCAGCAGGGCCAATCAGAAAGCTGCTCGGACCCGGGTTCCGCATCCTTCGACCCTGAAGGCGTGGACTACTCCAACCAACCTCCGCAACAAGTGTTGGAGGGTAACACCTGTCCCTGCTGTTACCAGAGGCCCAAACAGCAGTACGACCTGTGGGAAAACCCGGCGCACAGCCACAGGaagccccccgtccccccccagcACGCCTCTGGCCGAACCCACACcgtgaggagacacacacactcttccagCTCTTCCTCGTCGTGCTCTTCCTCCAGGAGGGTGGTGCGCTGTCGGGCACGGGTCTCCAGCGGCGCCGGAGGTCCGGAGCAGAGCCAACTGGTGCGGGAGGAGATGTTTGTGTCGGAGCACGTGGAGCGCAGAGTGGAGGTGGAGCAGGATGAAGAAACCCACGTCGAGGTGTGCACGGTGAGCCGATGCTGCAGCCGAACTGAAGTGGTCGCCATCGACGAGGACCGACGACCGCTTAGCAGGAAGTCGGTCGAGGATGAGGTAatgatggaggaagaggggcAGCGTTCAATGTCTGCCATCAGCTGCTCATCGCACGTCCTCCAATCGCTGAAAGGGGACCAGGATGACGACCTGCCAGCCAGCGCTTCACAGTGCTGCCATAGCAACAGACCATCAACATCCCCGACTCGCCAGGATGACGAACCAACCAGCAACGCAGGTTCCGTCCACTCAACAGAACAAAAGGATGAGGAGACAGGAAGCCGAGCCGTATCCGCAGCTTCTTCCTGTCACTGCGGAGCAGCTGACAAGCATTCGACAGCCGAAGCGATTGATCGAGCTCGAAGCTCCATGTCCAAAACGAGCAGAGCCTCTGGCAGGTCCAGCACAGCCGTGATCACAGAGGAAAAAagggctgcagaggaggaggaggaggaagagggaaacCGGGTGGTCAGTAGCTTGTCTGGTCACTCTGGACTTTCTCTGCAGTCAAGGGCATCCAGTGTATGTCCTAATTGTGGCGGCTGCAAACTCAACTCTGATGCTGACAGTAGGGCATCACAGAAGTCCCATCATTCCAAGCAAGCTTCTCCAAAGCCCTCGAAACCCTTTCTTGGCCAAACGGATGTAAGTAATGGCAGCGACGATGATGATGGCTCCGAAGGTTCAGCTGGGTCAACGCGATCCAACAAGAGCAACCTCACCCAGAACGGGCGCTGCTCTGCGACACCAAACGGCCTGACGGGCGGCGCGCACAGTGCCACGTCAAGAACGTCCAATCCGGAGTTGGCAGGAACAGAGGACGTGAGGACTCCTAGTGCTTCCTCAGCCACAAGTCAAAGGTCCAATAGGTCGCACACGTCTGGCTGTAAAGAGAGTGGTGCcgcggagggagagaggagaagtcCCAGTGCCCTGTCAGCTGTGTCCCACAAGTCGCACTGCAGTGCAGCAGCTGGCATAGAGCCgagagaggaggcggagggagaCAAGACGGAGGAGAGAACGCAGACCTCCTTGTCAGCCAAATCTGGTGCTTCGGCAAAGAGCAGCGCTTCAGCCAAGAATAGAACCAAGGTCGCCTCCCCAATCAACATGGCAGCTGTAGAGGACGATGACAAAAGAACTGCCCATTCTGATAAGCCGGGGCGTCAGGAAAGACCTGAGAGCGTTCTATCCTCTAAATCTGCTAAGTCAAATGCGTCGGCAACCTTCTGCGCCGCTTGCAGTCAACCTGAAGCAACCGGACAGGACGAAGGAAttgagaaggaggagcgagCAGTGAGCGCCATGTCGGCCAAATCCAATATTTCTGTGAAGTCCAATATATCTCAAAAGTCCACGAAAGCTCCAGAAAGACCACTTTCTCCCCGGTGTGGAACCGGAGCCGACGGAGAAGAAAGGTCAGCGAGTCAAGTGTCAGGCAGGTCGGTCAGTGGACGTTCTTCTCTATCAGCCTCCTCAGCAAAGTCCCGACGCACAAATTCTCCAGCCAAAGACGTGGCAGAGACAGAGGGCAGAACCCCCAGCGCCATGTCGGGGAAATCGCACGTCTCTGCAAAGTCCTCCACGTCACAGAAGTCCAACCCAGCCACAGCATCTCTAAATCCAAATGATGCTGATATTCCTCCTGCTGAGATGAACGGAGATCCGCAGACAAATGAAAATGGCCGGGTGGCCAGCGTCCTCTCTGTGAAGTCGAAAGCATCAACGAGGTCCCGTGCTTCTAACAAATCTGGCAAGTATCTGAAACCGTCGACACCAAATGCAAATGTCACCATTAAAACACCAGATGGGGTCGATGAGGAAGGAAATGTGCAAACAGAGCGGCCACAGAGCGCTGCATCTGTTAAATCTACCGTTTCGACTTCATCGTGTAAGTCCCAGCACAACGCAACTGCTGAAACGGTAGATAAGAATGTGGTGGAAGAAGACCCACCTAGAAGCAAGTCTCAGGGCCGAGAGCTCTCACCCAGGAGTGCGTGTCCCTCACAGACCCGCTCACCTAAAGCCGAATCTCCAGTGCAACAGCTGTTTCCTGCCCCCAGCCATGGAGAGACCAGAGGTCCCAGTGCCTTGTCGGTTCCCTCCACCGTTTCTGCAAAGTCTAGCAAATCCAAATGCAGCTGTGGAGCAGCTTCAACAAAGGATGaaaggcagagggagaaaaagcgATCTGACGAGGAGCTGGACAACGAGGCTGCTTCAGATCGGGCTGCCAGCATCCTGTCGTCCTCAACCAGGAGGTCGAGGAGAGAATCGGGAGGCACCGAGCAGCCGCTGAGTCGGAACTCTTCAGGGTCAGTCTCGCTCGGGTTGCCAGAAGACCAGGACAGTGCTGACTCAGACAGTGGGAAGTCCAGTGTTTCTTTTCACACAAACGTTGAGAGAAAGAGCAAAGTGATGACAGCTACTCCTCTCGTCCCCGAGAGCACTGAGCAATCTTCTCCGAAGGAGGAAACCCCCCACAATCACAGAGCAGTCGATATCCCTACGATTGAAACACCAGGAGGGAGTCAGCTCAAAGGCGAAGAGGATGGAGAGCAGACGACCGAAAGAGGAGCCAGTGTGTTTTCGGCCAAAAGCAGCAGGTCCAACAAGTCATCATGTAACTGTGGAGTCAAAGCAGCCGAACCAACCGAAACAGGAAATTACCTAGAAACCAGCAGTGTGAAGTCTGGTTCATCGTCCAGCAATGCGGGTGCGGTTGACGGCGGGAGGTCATCGGCACGCGCTAAAGGTCGGAGCAAATCCCCTGCGAGTGCTAAAAATGCCTCTGTGAAGAGCAAAGCAGACGATTCAGTCAAAGGTCACAAGGCCAAAGCCAGTGGCAGTGTCCGATCGTCCAGTTctcaaaagagagaaatcaaaTCCTTGAGCCCGAGCCCCGTCCACAGCAACGGAATCGGCGACATCAAGGTGGAGACGCACACCGAGAGCACCCTGTCTCACTCGCTGTCCGCCGCCGACCTGCTGAAGGAAACCATGGCCATGGGTGTACGGCCCCACAGCCAGCAGTCGAAGGCCAGTAAAACCAGCGCGAAGTCCGCCGCCAGAAAGGGGGCGAGGAGCAGGAACGGGGCGGATCGGGAGGATCCGGAGCTGTCGCCCGCCTGCCTGCCCAACGCCTCCCCCAACGAGGTGGTCAGCGACTGGCTGCGGAGCATTCCAGCCAACGGCGGCATGCTGTCGCTTGGCGACGAGccaaacgaggaggaggaggtggaagagaaCCCCAAAGAGGGgggcgcggaggaggaggaggctctcgTTGAGGTTGAGGAGCAGGGGAAAGAGGAGGCCgaagagggggaagaggaagaagccgAATGCGGTGGCGTCGAGGAGAAGCAGGGCTCAGGTGTGGCTCCGCATGATTCAGTGTCATCACGCCCCAAAACCCTGCTGTTGAACGACGACTCTCTGCCCAGGAGCTTGCGTTCCTCGGCTGCAGTGATGAAAATACTCCTGAGGTCCTCTCTGAGTCGATGTCAGAGCATGCCAGAG GTGTCTCCGGTTTATGGGCGTAAACTGAGCTCGTCAGCCCGATGTCTCCTAGACTGTTTGGCCCAGCTCCAGGTCATTGATCCGTCATTGAGCCCTGGCTTTGACCCAAAGAAGGACCAGCACTACGAGGATATCATGGTCATCCTTCAGTCCCAGTGGCTAAACGAACCCAGGAACGTTGAGATAGATGCGGCCAAGATCCccggcacagagcaggtgtctCCGCCGAGGTCCTCGTCCGGGTTGGGAATGAGCAGCGGCTCTGGAGGCTCGGGGAAGGACAAGGAGAATGGAAACCAGCCTGCAGGGGATACgacacaaagcaaaacaaacgaGGCGGAGAAGGTTGTCCGGGGGGGGACACCAGACAAACAAGGTTCACTTCCTCCGGGTGTGGACGCAGCCAAAGGCGGCAAGAGTCCCTCGTCGTCGGGCAAGAGCTCCGCCAACGGTTGCTGCAAATCCCCCACCGACAACGAGAGGGAGACCACGGACGACACCAGCTCGACCACGCCCTCCACCGTCCTGCGGGCGCCCATGTCAAGGAGAAAGTCCCAGGACCCCGACCCGGTGTGGGTCCTGAAACTACTGAAGAAGCTGGAGAAGCAGTTCATGGACCACTACGTCAGCGCCATGGCGGAGTTCAAAGTCCGCTGGGACCTGGACGACAACCTCGTCCTGAACGCAATGATCGGCGAGCTGAAGGACGAGGTGAGCCGACGCATCCAGAGCAGCGTTGAGTGCGAGGTGAGGAAGATTCAGAGTCGCGCCggcaggggggggaggttgcCCCGGCCGCCACAGAGAGGGAACCTCTCCAAGGAGTCTACCATAACGGAGAACAGGCGCCGGATATTGAAG gtcATAAAGAACCAGTCACGGAAAACCGCCGAGTCCCTGAGCGACGGCGAGACGACGGGCGACTGCAGCGACCAGCGGAGCGACGACGAGTACTGCCCCTGCGACGCTTGTGTCCTCAAGAAAATGGCCGCCCGGCCTGTCAGGGAGAACCCGCTGGCGGCCGAAGCCCCAGTGATGATGGAGTTTGACCTCCTTAAGATACTGCAGCTGAAGAAAACACCTGCGCCCGCAGCTGTGCCCGCACAACCCGCCGAGGGGGGAGAAGACAGCAAGGTGTCAGTAGAGGAGGGAAGGAGTTTAGAGGTACTgcaggaggtagaggaggaggacgaggaggaggacgaggaggatgtAACTAAAGAGGATATCAAAGCTTGTGTTGTTTTAGAGGAGACAATcccagaggaagatgaggaaatgggggaagaagaagaagaagaagaggctgagGCAGGAGTCGAGGAGGTAGAAGCTGAAAGGGAGGAAAGTAGTGCAGGTGAGGAgcaggtagaagaagaagaaggcggtgaggaggcaggggaggaggagacatcAGGAAATGgtaaggaagaggaggcagactGCAAGTGCCAGTCAGCAAGAaatgaagagggagaggaagaaacaaCAGAAGGAGATGATGCTGAGGAGACAAGCAACAACTCAGGTGAGGATGAGACAGGGGATGatgggatggaggagggggagaccggatcgggggaggaggagagtgacatGGACACGGTAAAGGAGGCAGATGATGtcgggaaggaggaggaggcagagggggaCGAGTGTGAGGTGTCTGATTTTAAGGAGGACACAGAAGAGACAGCAGGCAGGGACAGCTTAGGGGAGGAGGCGTCCGGCGAATCGGAGGGAGACGATGCTGCAAAGAGAGAGGGGTCCACACTGGACGAGGAGGGAAACGTCAACGCCACTGCGGGAGACGAAGAGGACGGCGATGATGGCGCCGGAGAGGGGGAGTCCAATGGAGACAAAACGGGGGGAGAGAGTGAAGAACAGGGAGGAGAAGCATCTGAGGAAGAAAGAACCTCACCAAAG GGCCCGTCTGCCACCGAGGGAGAGGAGGCCGACGGCAAACGGCCGAGCGACACCAGCGGCGAGGAAGGAGAAGGCCGAGGGTCGACCATTAAGGGGGGCGGCGCTCTCCTCCACCAGTACACCAGGACCTCCGTAGAGTCCCAGCCCGGCTCCCTAGAGGACGCCGACGCAGAGGCGCGCCGTCCCGCCGTGGACTCCATGGCGGTGCCCAAAGCGACCGGCGGGGGGTCGGGTCAGAGGAGGAGCCGCTCACCGGGAAGGGTCCAACGGCGCAAACCCAAAGAGGCCGACGGCGAACGGGAGGACTTTTGA